CTTTGATTCCCGCCTCCGTCGCCTCGATCTTGTTGGCCGACGATTTAGGCACGACTTTGACATCGAATTCACACTTCATGGGGTCAGACGCCTTGTTCGCTCGGGGTCGAAGAGGGTTGGGAAGGTCCTTCGGCGTTCTCGACCTCGACAGCGGCCGAATCCGGCAGGGATGGGGTGTCGCCGAGAGCCTGGAGTTGCTGTTCGAGCAAGGAGCGGAACTGCCTCAAGAACTTCTTCTTATCGATTTCGAGCCGTTCGAGCTCCCATCGCAGGTCGTTGATCCTCGATCGCATCTCCTGCTGAACTTCCGCCGCCTGTTGCCTGGCCGATTCGAGAATCAACTCGGCCTCCTTGTGAGCGGCGGCACGAGTTTCGTCGGCGGTCTTCTGCGCGAGCACGAGCGCGTCCTTGAGCGTCGACTCCTGCGTTTCAAAGCCCGCAAGCCGTTGTCTCATGCGCTCGCACTCGTTCTCGAGCTCCTGCTGCCGCCTAAGCAGGGTTTCGATCTCAATTCCGGCTCGGCGTAGCGTCTGGAGAACCGCCTCCTTTTCGAATCCCCTGAACGAGGTCGGCAAGGCGAGGTTTTCGAGATCGATCGGCTTCAGTCGTTCCATTCGCTTGTTCACCTTTTGGGCGGGTCCAGTTCTCCCTTTATCTTTCGAAGAACCCGTTGCAGGTTCGCTTTCGCGGCCTCGTCTTCCGGGGTGAGTTTGATGAGTTGTTCCCACACCCGCTTCGAGTCCGCAAGGAGTCCCAGACGCTCGTACGCGTGGGCCAAGCGCCGAAACGTGTTGGGGTGGGGCTTGAGGGCCATGTGAATCACCGGCTCCAGCAAGGGCGGTACCAGAGCGTAGGCCCGCTTCATGAAGTAGTAGTTCGCCTCGGGAAACGGCGCCTCGGGGTCGGCGGGGTTCTCCAATCGGAAGCGAACGTAGACCGCCAGAGCCTCGGCGTCTTGGTCCGTGCTTTCGAGCAGCCAGCCCAGACTGCTCGCGACGTCATAATCGGTCGGGTAAATCTCGTGCAGCATCCGGAGGCTCTGAATGCACCTGGGATAGTCGCCGATCTCGAACCACTGATCGTTCTGATGGTTGACCCTGTTGAGCACGCCCACCAAGATCGCCTGCATCCGGTCCGGATCCGGTTCGGACTTCTCCTGCGAAATCGCGCTCGCAAACAGCAACGTCATCGCCCCAAGGGCCGAGAGAAAGCGGAACACCCTCATAGTTTCGCCAGCACCTCTTTCAGTACTTCTTGTACGAGAGCGGGGTTCGCACGTCCTTCGCTCTTTTTCATCACTTGACCCACAAAGAAGCCCGCCACGCTCTCTTGTCCGGACTTGTATTTCGCCAGCACCTGGGGGTTCTCTGCGATGGACTGCTCGCACCACGCCACCACCTGGTCCCGGTCGGAAATCTGAGTGCGTCCGCCTTCGCTCACGATTTCGGAAGGCATTCGCCCCGAATCGAAGGACTCTTCGAACACGTCCTTGGCTATTTTGCCGCTGATCGCCCCGGATTCGATCAGCCGTGACAGGTCCACAAGGTGCGCGGGCGTCACTTTCGATTGACGGACCGGCAGGCCCCGGTTGTTCAGGAGTCGGGCGAAGTCGGCGTTCATCCAGTTGCAGACCGACTTCGGTTGACCGCCCAACGCAACCGCTTTTTCGAAGAACTCCGCCCAGTCCAATTCGGCGACGAGGAGGGTTGCGTCGTAGGCGCTCAGGCCGAAGTCCCTCTCATAGCGCAGGCTCCGAGAGAGCGGCAACTCAG
The genomic region above belongs to Candidatus Nitrosymbiomonas proteolyticus and contains:
- a CDS encoding cell division septum initiation DivIVA; this encodes MERLKPIDLENLALPTSFRGFEKEAVLQTLRRAGIEIETLLRRQQELENECERMRQRLAGFETQESTLKDALVLAQKTADETRAAAHKEAELILESARQQAAEVQQEMRSRINDLRWELERLEIDKKKFLRQFRSLLEQQLQALGDTPSLPDSAAVEVENAEGPSQPSSTPSEQGV